In one Planctomycetota bacterium genomic region, the following are encoded:
- a CDS encoding TadE/TadG family type IV pilus assembly protein yields the protein MFRKLKQQRRQRKRGVSVLETALVLPLLAALTFGIIEYGYFFYVHHSVQGAARQGARAGAVDGGTNTDVNAAIAQAMDNASLKNINYTVKIHDGSGTVTAAESASAGSSVAVEVDINWQDASLVKLGSFAYGAILPSKVHGSTVMRKEG from the coding sequence ATGTTCAGGAAGCTCAAACAACAACGCCGCCAACGCAAACGCGGCGTTAGTGTGCTCGAAACAGCACTGGTCCTGCCGCTGCTCGCGGCACTGACCTTCGGGATCATCGAGTACGGCTATTTCTTCTACGTCCACCACTCTGTCCAAGGCGCGGCCCGCCAGGGCGCCCGCGCCGGTGCGGTCGATGGCGGAACCAACACCGACGTCAACGCCGCCATCGCCCAAGCCATGGATAACGCGTCTCTCAAGAACATCAACTACACCGTGAAGATCCACGACGGCAGTGGCACGGTGACTGCCGCCGAGTCGGCCTCTGCCGGTTCGTCCGTCGCGGTCGAGGTCGATATCAACTGGCAGGACGCCTCGCTCGTGAAGCTCGGCAGCTTCGCGTACGGCGCGATACTCCCGTCGAAGGTTCACGGCAGCACGGTTATGCGGAAAGAGGGCTGA
- a CDS encoding CpaF family protein, with protein MKVRIHQQLVDRLDMQNMRNLPADVVRAEVRNLVRELCRDEDSLLTGSEQETLMEEVMDETFGLGPLETILKDPKVSDILINRHDQIYVEKGGKLEVSDVNFRDNTHLRQIIDRICAGVGRRVDETSPMVDARLSDGSRVNAIIPPLALDGCAMSIRRFGSKPLQLEDLIRFGAFPAEVMDFLAAAVQARCNILISGGTGSGKTTLLNSLSRYVPADERVITIEDAAELQLQQPHVVRLETRPANIEGKGEVTARELVKNCLRMRPDRIIVGECRAGEALDMLQAMNTGHDGSMTTIHANTPRDAISRLEVMIAMAGYDIPVRGMRQQIGSAVDIIVQARRLTGGPRKVTHVTEVVGMEGEQITMHDLFRFNQDGIDEHGKARGHFEATGMRPAVSDRIEHRGIRLPADMFEKRRIEV; from the coding sequence ATGAAGGTGCGCATCCACCAACAGTTGGTGGATCGGCTCGACATGCAGAACATGCGCAACCTCCCCGCGGACGTCGTCCGCGCCGAGGTGCGCAACCTGGTCCGCGAACTGTGTCGCGATGAAGATTCGTTGCTCACCGGAAGCGAACAGGAAACGTTGATGGAAGAGGTGATGGACGAGACGTTCGGTCTCGGCCCGCTCGAAACCATCCTCAAGGATCCCAAGGTCAGCGACATCCTCATCAACCGCCATGACCAGATTTATGTCGAGAAGGGCGGCAAGCTTGAGGTCTCCGACGTCAACTTCCGCGACAACACCCACCTGCGTCAGATCATCGACCGCATCTGTGCGGGCGTGGGTCGGCGCGTGGACGAAACCTCGCCGATGGTCGACGCGCGTTTGAGCGACGGCTCTCGTGTGAACGCGATCATCCCGCCGCTGGCACTCGACGGTTGTGCGATGTCGATTCGTCGCTTCGGTTCCAAGCCGTTGCAGTTGGAGGACCTCATTCGATTCGGGGCGTTCCCGGCGGAAGTGATGGACTTCCTCGCCGCCGCGGTGCAGGCCCGCTGCAACATTCTCATCTCCGGTGGTACGGGTTCTGGTAAGACGACGCTATTGAACTCGCTGAGCCGTTACGTGCCGGCCGACGAACGTGTGATCACGATCGAGGACGCCGCGGAACTGCAACTGCAACAACCGCACGTCGTCCGCCTCGAAACCCGCCCGGCCAACATCGAAGGCAAGGGCGAGGTCACCGCTCGCGAGCTGGTGAAGAACTGTCTGCGTATGCGTCCGGACCGGATCATCGTCGGCGAATGTCGTGCGGGTGAGGCACTGGACATGCTCCAGGCCATGAACACCGGTCACGACGGTTCGATGACCACGATCCACGCCAACACGCCACGCGATGCCATCAGCCGTCTCGAAGTGATGATCGCCATGGCCGGCTACGACATCCCCGTCCGCGGCATGCGGCAACAGATCGGCAGCGCAGTCGACATCATCGTTCAGGCTCGCCGACTCACGGGTGGCCCCCGAAAAGTCACGCACGTTACCGAAGTCGTCGGTATGGAAGGCGAGCAGATCACCATGCACGATCTGTTCCGGTTCAACCAGGACGGCATCGACGAACACGGCAAAGCCCGCGGCCACTTCGAAGCCACCGGCATGCGACCTGCCGTGAGCGATCGCATCGAACACCGCGGCATCCGCCTGCCCGCCGACATGTTCGAGAAGCGGCGGATCGAAGTGTGA
- a CDS encoding sugar phosphate nucleotidyltransferase translates to MSRVRKAVITAAGRGTRQYPATSAVQKEMLSLVDRDGLTKPTLQLIIEECVESGIEEICIVCSPGGDEALRNYFKRLDDKDVRAYRGKDWAILESERLGSLGERLSYVIQHDPQGFGHAVYQAKDFVGDDPFVLLLGDHVYISDVQDRCVLQLVKVFEKYGLDAVTGVQPTLEKQLHLFGTIKGNPVDQDAGIYKAELIIEKPSIEEARAKLTTPGLQAGNYLCHFGIHIFSPAIMDSLGYHIDNDLRDGGEIQLTSSQEHLRANCGKYWAVINQGQRYDTGIPLGLMETQLGLALSGKHRQEMCESIARILATQQRV, encoded by the coding sequence ATGTCCCGCGTACGCAAAGCCGTCATCACCGCCGCCGGCCGTGGAACCCGCCAGTACCCGGCCACCTCGGCGGTTCAGAAAGAGATGCTGAGTCTGGTCGACCGCGACGGGCTGACCAAGCCGACGCTCCAACTCATCATTGAGGAGTGCGTCGAATCCGGCATTGAGGAGATCTGCATCGTCTGCAGCCCAGGCGGCGACGAGGCACTACGCAACTACTTCAAACGTCTCGACGACAAGGACGTCCGCGCGTATCGCGGCAAGGACTGGGCCATCCTCGAATCCGAACGCCTCGGCAGTCTCGGCGAGCGGCTCTCCTACGTCATCCAGCACGACCCGCAGGGCTTTGGCCATGCCGTATATCAAGCCAAGGACTTCGTCGGCGACGACCCGTTCGTCTTGCTGCTGGGCGACCACGTCTACATTTCCGACGTGCAGGACCGCTGCGTGCTGCAGCTGGTGAAGGTGTTCGAGAAGTACGGCCTCGACGCGGTGACCGGCGTGCAGCCGACGCTTGAAAAACAGCTACACCTGTTCGGCACGATCAAGGGGAACCCCGTCGACCAGGACGCGGGCATCTACAAGGCCGAGTTGATCATCGAAAAGCCCAGCATCGAGGAAGCCCGCGCGAAACTCACGACGCCGGGCCTACAGGCGGGCAACTACCTGTGCCACTTCGGTATCCACATCTTTTCCCCGGCGATTATGGACTCGTTGGGCTACCACATCGACAACGACCTCCGCGACGGCGGCGAAATCCAGCTCACCTCCAGCCAGGAACACCTCCGCGCCAACTGCGGCAAGTACTGGGCCGTCATCAACCAGGGCCAGCGCTACGACACCGGAATCCCTCTGGGATTGATGGAGACGCAACTCGGCCTGGCACTGTCCGGAAAACACCGCCAGGAGATGTGCGAATCCATCGCACGGATCCTCGCGACCCAGCAGCGCGTGTGA
- a CDS encoding type II secretion system F family protein: protein MTHSLLHLAASGAMPIMFAICAAGTVGLIAYGVGQLVLSGTGNKLGDRLRGGKGQAVAITKEKPSAATHIKALFQKVAKPFLPEDGGALGNLRGKMIAAGIYSPSAVHVFIGFRVAGLMGGAILGLLLGSIFGKFALFIAVFGFIGYFLPSFWLKNKISGNQKELQFGLPDALDLLVVCVEAGLTIDAAMQRVAEELSVAHPAIAREFGIMNMETRIGIGRSDALKNLGQRTQNPPLQGLAAMLVQAERFGTSVSTALHVQADSLRQQRHFKAEEKAAKATVKLNFPLVLFIFPATFIVLLGPPVLGFLSGMSQAQ, encoded by the coding sequence ATGACACACTCACTTCTTCATCTGGCCGCGTCCGGTGCGATGCCGATCATGTTCGCCATCTGTGCCGCGGGGACCGTCGGCCTGATCGCTTATGGTGTCGGACAGCTCGTGCTTAGCGGTACGGGCAACAAGCTCGGCGACCGCCTCCGCGGTGGCAAGGGGCAGGCCGTTGCGATCACCAAGGAAAAGCCGTCGGCCGCCACCCACATCAAGGCGCTGTTCCAGAAGGTCGCCAAGCCGTTCCTGCCCGAAGACGGCGGCGCGCTCGGCAACCTGCGAGGCAAGATGATCGCCGCCGGGATCTACTCGCCCAGCGCGGTGCATGTGTTCATCGGCTTCCGCGTCGCCGGCCTGATGGGCGGGGCCATCCTCGGATTGCTACTCGGTTCGATCTTCGGGAAGTTCGCGTTGTTCATCGCCGTGTTCGGCTTCATCGGATACTTCCTGCCCAGCTTCTGGCTCAAGAACAAGATCAGCGGCAACCAGAAGGAGTTGCAGTTCGGCCTGCCCGATGCGTTGGACTTGTTGGTGGTTTGTGTCGAGGCGGGCCTGACGATCGACGCGGCCATGCAGCGCGTGGCCGAGGAGTTGTCCGTCGCTCACCCGGCGATCGCGCGTGAGTTCGGCATCATGAACATGGAGACCCGTATCGGCATCGGCCGGTCCGACGCGCTCAAGAACCTCGGGCAACGCACGCAGAACCCGCCGTTGCAGGGTCTGGCCGCGATGCTTGTTCAGGCCGAGCGGTTCGGCACGAGCGTCTCGACCGCACTGCACGTCCAGGCCGATAGCCTCCGCCAGCAACGCCACTTCAAGGCCGAGGAGAAGGCTGCCAAGGCCACGGTGAAGCTTAACTTCCCGTTGGTGTTGTTCATCTTCCCGGCCACGTTCATCGTTCTGCTCGGCCCGCCCGTGCTCGGCTTCCTGTCCGGCATGTCGCAGGCGCAATAA
- a CDS encoding A24 family peptidase: protein MNLDWLTSPPTDAPLITLVPMLALLAYAAVTDIRSRRIPNALVAILLLGGLGHSFWHGGLAGFGSAWLGLLLGFGLTFPAFVVRAVGGGDVKLLAGVGAWFGPLGVLSVFCISAIFGLVIILAQSARAGTLGRLFKNTALLIGQLINVRKIGVDHVADLGNHVATAETSRSVDKPLPYAVPVLLAVLTGLAWPLFV, encoded by the coding sequence ATGAACCTCGACTGGCTCACATCTCCCCCGACCGACGCCCCGTTGATCACGCTGGTGCCGATGCTCGCGCTATTGGCCTACGCGGCGGTGACCGACATTCGGTCCCGACGCATTCCCAACGCACTGGTCGCGATCCTGCTGCTCGGCGGGTTGGGACACTCGTTCTGGCACGGCGGGCTCGCCGGCTTCGGCTCGGCATGGCTTGGGTTGCTGCTCGGCTTCGGGCTCACCTTTCCCGCGTTCGTCGTTCGTGCCGTGGGTGGGGGGGACGTCAAACTTCTCGCCGGCGTCGGCGCATGGTTCGGGCCGCTGGGCGTGTTGAGTGTTTTTTGCATCAGCGCGATCTTCGGCCTCGTGATCATTCTCGCCCAGTCCGCCAGGGCCGGCACGCTCGGGCGTCTGTTCAAGAACACCGCGCTGCTCATCGGACAGCTGATCAACGTCCGCAAGATCGGCGTCGACCACGTCGCCGATCTGGGCAACCACGTCGCCACCGCCGAGACCAGCCGCAGCGTGGATAAGCCGCTGCCGTACGCCGTGCCCGTGTTATTGGCCGTGCTCACCGGCCTGGCCTGGCCGTTGTTTGTATGA
- a CDS encoding type II secretion system F family protein, translated as MSPIILTIFAFLAVGCLVFGATQVILSMTDKDAKQLKRRLDRTEKPKEAEDKQGRLVDPRSMIISAEDDFPGWTAKIAKYRLVQNVSQLLVQAYPDFGLDKFFYLVAGFGGGAALIVLLFTGSAFVALVAAIMFGLMPFMWLTRKRNKRQRLMEDQIPDSLDFLARSLKAGHSLSTGFQMMGEELPAPINEEFARAYDRHSLGTSMEDALKQMIKHVESTDFAFFVTAVLIQRQTGGDLCKVLENISEMIRQRIRLQKSVKAKTAEGRFTGYILTAFPAVLFVICYVMAPDNWGVLLEDSLGQMMLGGAFCMQLMGLFMIRKMTTLKV; from the coding sequence ATGAGCCCCATCATCCTCACCATCTTCGCGTTTCTCGCCGTGGGTTGTCTCGTGTTCGGGGCAACGCAGGTGATCCTGTCGATGACCGACAAGGACGCCAAGCAGCTCAAACGGCGTCTGGACCGCACGGAGAAACCCAAGGAAGCCGAGGACAAGCAAGGCCGACTCGTCGACCCGCGCTCGATGATCATCAGCGCCGAGGACGACTTCCCCGGCTGGACGGCCAAGATCGCCAAGTACCGTCTAGTTCAGAACGTCAGCCAGTTGCTTGTGCAGGCGTACCCGGACTTCGGGCTCGACAAGTTCTTCTATCTCGTGGCCGGCTTCGGCGGCGGGGCGGCGCTGATCGTCCTGCTCTTTACCGGATCGGCCTTCGTTGCGTTGGTCGCGGCGATCATGTTCGGGCTCATGCCGTTCATGTGGCTCACCCGCAAACGCAACAAGCGTCAGCGGCTCATGGAAGACCAGATTCCGGACTCGCTCGACTTCCTCGCCCGAAGCCTCAAGGCCGGCCATTCGCTCTCGACCGGCTTCCAGATGATGGGCGAGGAACTGCCCGCGCCGATCAACGAGGAGTTCGCCCGCGCCTACGACCGGCACTCGCTCGGCACGAGCATGGAGGACGCGCTCAAGCAGATGATCAAGCACGTCGAGTCGACCGACTTCGCGTTCTTCGTCACCGCGGTACTCATCCAACGCCAGACGGGCGGCGACTTGTGCAAAGTGCTCGAGAACATCTCCGAGATGATCCGCCAGCGCATCCGGCTGCAGAAGTCGGTCAAGGCCAAGACCGCCGAAGGCCGCTTCACCGGCTACATCCTCACCGCCTTCCCCGCCGTTCTGTTCGTGATTTGCTACGTCATGGCACCGGACAACTGGGGCGTGCTGCTCGAAGACTCGTTGGGCCAGATGATGCTCGGCGGTGCGTTCTGCATGCAGCTCATGGGGCTGTTCATGATCCGCAAGATGACCACGCTCAAGGTGTAA
- the cpaB gene encoding Flp pilus assembly protein CpaB, with the protein MNLKIWLPLILAVVLGLVAAFMALNLASAPAAAPEVEAPQYADIVVTVRPIPAGTRITPDALRVSRVEIENVAPGAFADPSEVAKRIALVSYGEGQTVLADQTADPESPAGIAALLSPGTRAVVVKIDDEIAKSGVLMPESRVDVVGTVFGSGELPDISRTFVKDVKVIAIGRQTSRHLAENGEGTEPQELQTPTATLEVTTEEAQVLELAFRSAKARLVLRPMNDGEPIEIPAFTLNDLRGQSDFGDELGFAGVGADNDPFAERDFDAQGDADMFADVAPEPKTRQITVIRGGVETRITVPVREKKADAETEATPAAGEVEPVTPKTPGSFWTWMWNNEERDEQTPVIAGDHTGFEELTD; encoded by the coding sequence ATGAATCTCAAGATCTGGTTACCCCTGATACTGGCCGTCGTGCTCGGCTTGGTCGCGGCCTTCATGGCCCTGAACCTCGCGAGCGCCCCAGCGGCGGCTCCCGAGGTCGAAGCACCCCAGTACGCCGACATCGTCGTGACCGTCCGGCCCATCCCGGCCGGCACGCGCATCACGCCCGACGCCTTGCGAGTTTCGCGCGTCGAGATCGAGAACGTCGCCCCGGGCGCGTTCGCCGATCCGAGCGAGGTCGCCAAGCGTATCGCACTGGTCAGCTACGGCGAAGGGCAGACCGTCCTCGCCGACCAGACTGCGGACCCCGAAAGCCCCGCCGGTATCGCCGCGCTGCTTTCGCCCGGCACCCGCGCGGTCGTCGTGAAGATTGACGACGAAATCGCCAAGAGCGGTGTGCTGATGCCCGAGAGCCGCGTCGACGTGGTCGGCACCGTGTTCGGCTCGGGCGAGTTGCCCGACATCAGCCGCACGTTCGTGAAGGACGTGAAGGTCATCGCGATCGGCCGGCAGACCAGCCGACACCTCGCCGAGAATGGCGAAGGCACCGAGCCTCAGGAACTGCAGACGCCGACCGCGACGCTGGAAGTGACCACCGAAGAAGCGCAGGTGTTGGAACTGGCCTTCCGCAGTGCCAAAGCCCGCCTGGTGCTGCGGCCCATGAACGACGGTGAGCCGATCGAGATTCCGGCCTTTACGCTTAACGACCTTCGCGGTCAGAGCGACTTCGGCGACGAGCTCGGCTTTGCCGGCGTCGGTGCCGACAACGACCCGTTCGCCGAGCGTGACTTCGACGCCCAGGGCGATGCGGACATGTTCGCCGACGTTGCCCCCGAGCCGAAGACACGCCAAATCACCGTCATTCGCGGCGGCGTCGAGACCCGGATCACCGTGCCGGTCCGCGAGAAGAAAGCGGACGCCGAGACCGAAGCCACGCCTGCCGCCGGTGAGGTTGAGCCGGTCACGCCCAAGACCCCTGGCAGTTTTTGGACCTGGATGTGGAACAACGAAGAACGGGACGAGCAAACACCGGTGATCGCCGGCGATCACACCGGCTTCGAGGAACTGACCGACTAA
- a CDS encoding AAA family ATPase, with the protein MFIQLSAIIVDSDAENRVELCEFLNGLGVNVAQQLDSVEHLDTYLARSEAPQLAIVNLDPNAADMLHTISDLPGKYPGVAFFVMSQVLDPQLLMDAMAHGFREFVPLPIQEQKFGASLERVAKVHNVGRKGKIIQVIPTIGGCGSTTVACNIAASLAEQGKACLVDMDLVRGGCASAFDAEPRYNLADVMDNAQQVDPQVLDRALWVHENSGLNILPRPDLPEDTQRINQAGINKLMNLLGRMFDYTVVDSVMSIDPVYSTTIQLADMNVIVMQLNVPSARNAERFVGTLRRMGVESSKIKVVVNRYVKKGWDINPREVEKALGLEIAWMVPNDFKNAIAAINYGEPVVLRAPRSEISQSLRQFANSINALADTKQAA; encoded by the coding sequence ATGTTCATTCAGCTCTCCGCCATCATCGTGGACTCCGACGCCGAAAACCGCGTCGAACTGTGCGAGTTCCTCAACGGGCTCGGCGTCAACGTCGCCCAGCAACTCGACAGTGTCGAGCACCTCGACACTTACCTCGCACGGTCTGAAGCCCCGCAGCTTGCGATCGTCAACCTCGATCCCAACGCGGCGGACATGCTCCACACGATCAGCGACCTGCCGGGTAAGTACCCCGGCGTGGCGTTCTTCGTGATGAGCCAGGTGCTCGATCCTCAGTTGCTGATGGACGCGATGGCCCACGGCTTCCGCGAGTTCGTTCCGCTGCCAATCCAGGAACAGAAGTTCGGCGCGAGCCTTGAGCGTGTCGCCAAGGTTCACAACGTCGGCCGCAAGGGCAAGATCATTCAGGTCATCCCGACGATCGGCGGCTGTGGTAGCACCACCGTTGCGTGCAACATCGCGGCGAGCCTCGCCGAACAGGGCAAGGCGTGCCTCGTCGACATGGACTTGGTTCGTGGCGGCTGTGCCTCGGCCTTCGACGCCGAGCCGCGCTACAACCTCGCCGATGTGATGGACAATGCCCAGCAGGTCGATCCGCAAGTGCTCGATCGTGCCCTGTGGGTTCACGAGAACAGCGGCCTGAACATCCTGCCGCGCCCCGACCTCCCCGAGGACACCCAACGGATCAACCAGGCCGGCATCAACAAGCTGATGAACCTGCTCGGCCGCATGTTCGACTACACCGTGGTCGACTCGGTGATGAGCATCGACCCGGTTTATTCGACGACGATCCAGTTGGCCGACATGAACGTGATCGTGATGCAGCTCAACGTGCCTAGTGCGCGTAACGCGGAACGTTTCGTAGGCACGCTCCGCCGCATGGGCGTCGAAAGCAGCAAGATCAAGGTCGTCGTGAACCGCTATGTGAAAAAGGGCTGGGACATCAATCCGCGTGAGGTCGAGAAGGCCCTGGGGTTGGAGATCGCCTGGATGGTGCCCAACGACTTCAAGAACGCGATCGCCGCGATCAACTATGGCGAGCCGGTGGTGCTGCGTGCGCCGCGTAGCGAGATTTCACAGTCACTGCGTCAGTTCGCCAACTCGATCAACGCGCTGGCCGACACCAAACAGGCCGCCTGA
- a CDS encoding Flp family type IVb pilin, with the protein MKTLKNQFDRLVKDEQGGEMLEYALIAGLIVVAAIAVIGLVGKQVKATWTKINTDFTSASS; encoded by the coding sequence ATGAAGACTTTGAAGAACCAGTTCGATCGTCTTGTCAAGGACGAGCAGGGCGGCGAGATGCTCGAGTACGCTCTGATCGCCGGTCTGATCGTTGTCGCCGCCATCGCCGTCATTGGTCTGGTCGGTAAGCAGGTCAAGGCGACTTGGACGAAGATCAACACCGACTTCACCTCGGCCAGCTCCTAA
- a CDS encoding pilus assembly protein N-terminal domain-containing protein encodes MSNLNQDNTQTRKVVPAILMAAGAVGLIGLAAHSMFNGPADALSASPDFLAETAMLQSEVSDEPTNEVAAIAAPIDIPADTTDETAIGAPRFVRDAVATAIAAPTPVAEAETFEEIVDPYEVVEADGFEKPIDQIELSTVSLTDIVADAEPLAEPVPTPVVIETPAPIKVAEATEEIEPAPLADIDGATDSFVREGLSERGDVRMPVAGSQVITTNRPFTRVSVGSPDIAEVNPLGVDSLLVTAKATGHTQLILWDEDDQSEMIQLAVEPDFAALRDAMLVAFPNEDISITPVGNTIALQGRVSDIDTAEQILEVASTFADEVVNLLEIGGGQTVMLRVRFAEVSRDMSRELGINFGFQDGPTIFGSNIGAIAPIGQAGGSIITPLGSSPGVQAFATGSIDGDPFFGFVNALKEANLLRMLSEPNVTVMSGQKGTMLAGGEIPVPVPQEETITIEYKEFGVRLDYVPTVLGDGRIRLKLDTRSSDLDFARAVTIAGLQIPALNTKENSTTVELAPGQTLMIGGLLESRVTANRSSVPGLGELPIVGALFRSVRYERAETELVVMVTPTLVEGMNPDVTPEVPGDRWRHPDDLELFGFGEFGEDISNKPEPAPVVEPVVDGEVSDTETVLANEGEAEPDVTEVIAVKEDEDVMVEDQAVETDTVPAAEDAKLEAPAEVEEAIEQSTEAIDDQPRRETAAPMVIEPATAKDAAEPTPFSATTQRELPTGPRFIGFIGFSEK; translated from the coding sequence ATGAGCAACCTGAACCAAGACAACACCCAGACGCGCAAGGTTGTGCCGGCCATTCTGATGGCGGCCGGTGCGGTCGGCCTGATCGGCCTCGCGGCCCACAGCATGTTCAACGGCCCGGCCGATGCGCTGTCGGCGTCGCCGGACTTCCTGGCCGAGACCGCGATGCTCCAGAGCGAAGTGAGCGATGAGCCGACCAACGAGGTCGCCGCGATCGCAGCTCCCATCGATATCCCCGCCGACACGACCGACGAAACGGCGATCGGTGCCCCGCGGTTCGTCCGCGACGCCGTCGCTACCGCGATCGCCGCGCCCACGCCTGTCGCGGAAGCCGAGACGTTCGAGGAGATCGTCGACCCGTATGAGGTTGTCGAGGCCGACGGTTTCGAGAAGCCGATCGATCAGATCGAACTATCGACCGTGTCGCTGACCGACATCGTCGCGGACGCCGAACCGCTGGCCGAGCCTGTTCCGACGCCCGTCGTGATCGAAACACCCGCGCCCATCAAGGTCGCCGAGGCCACCGAAGAGATCGAGCCGGCCCCGCTGGCCGACATCGACGGAGCCACTGACAGTTTCGTCCGCGAAGGCCTCTCCGAGCGGGGGGATGTGCGTATGCCCGTCGCCGGTTCGCAGGTCATCACGACCAACCGGCCGTTCACCCGCGTGAGCGTCGGCTCGCCCGACATCGCCGAGGTCAATCCGCTGGGCGTCGACTCCCTGCTCGTCACCGCCAAGGCCACCGGCCACACGCAGCTCATCCTGTGGGACGAGGACGATCAGAGCGAGATGATCCAGCTCGCGGTGGAGCCGGACTTTGCCGCACTTCGGGATGCGATGCTCGTGGCGTTTCCGAACGAAGACATCAGCATCACGCCGGTCGGTAACACGATCGCCTTGCAGGGCCGCGTGTCGGACATCGACACCGCCGAGCAGATCCTCGAAGTCGCCAGTACGTTCGCCGATGAAGTCGTGAACCTGCTCGAAATCGGTGGCGGACAGACCGTGATGCTTCGCGTTCGGTTCGCCGAGGTCAGCCGTGACATGTCACGCGAGTTGGGCATCAACTTCGGCTTCCAGGACGGACCGACGATCTTCGGCAGCAACATCGGCGCAATCGCCCCGATCGGCCAGGCCGGCGGTTCGATCATCACGCCGCTGGGCAGTTCGCCGGGCGTGCAGGCTTTCGCCACCGGCAGCATCGATGGCGATCCGTTCTTCGGCTTCGTCAACGCGCTCAAGGAGGCCAACCTTCTGCGGATGCTCAGCGAGCCGAACGTCACCGTCATGAGCGGCCAGAAGGGCACGATGCTCGCCGGTGGCGAAATCCCCGTCCCTGTGCCGCAGGAAGAAACGATTACGATCGAATACAAAGAGTTCGGTGTGCGGCTCGACTACGTGCCGACCGTGCTCGGCGACGGGCGTATCCGTCTCAAGCTCGACACACGTTCCAGCGACCTCGACTTTGCCCGAGCGGTCACGATCGCCGGCCTGCAGATCCCGGCCCTGAACACCAAGGAAAACTCGACCACGGTCGAACTCGCCCCGGGCCAGACGCTGATGATCGGCGGGCTGCTCGAGAGCCGGGTCACCGCGAACCGCTCGTCCGTGCCGGGCCTGGGCGAACTTCCGATCGTCGGTGCACTGTTCCGTTCGGTTCGCTACGAGCGTGCCGAGACCGAGCTAGTCGTGATGGTCACGCCGACGCTCGTTGAAGGGATGAACCCGGACGTGACACCGGAAGTCCCCGGCGATCGCTGGCGGCACCCGGATGATCTTGAACTCTTCGGGTTCGGCGAGTTCGGTGAGGACATCTCCAACAAACCCGAGCCGGCACCGGTGGTCGAGCCCGTCGTCGATGGTGAAGTAAGCGATACCGAAACCGTGCTGGCCAACGAAGGCGAAGCAGAACCCGACGTCACCGAAGTGATCGCGGTCAAGGAAGACGAAGACGTCATGGTTGAAGACCAGGCCGTCGAGACCGACACCGTGCCCGCCGCCGAAGACGCGAAGCTCGAAGCACCGGCCGAGGTGGAAGAAGCGATCGAGCAGAGCACCGAGGCGATCGACGATCAGCCCCGTCGCGAGACGGCTGCACCCATGGTCATCGAACCCGCCACCGCAAAAGACGCCGCCGAGCCGACGCCATTCTCGGCGACCACGCAACGCGAGCTGCCCACCGGGCCGCGCTTCATCGGGTTCATCGGCTTCAGCGAAAAATAA